From one Pedobacter faecalis genomic stretch:
- a CDS encoding lytic transglycosylase domain-containing protein — protein sequence MARVFAYNMPQVEDGLKKQEETTSSDTIGISDFLDPSYAGITGFPVMIAKTAAKARKAPLSTMATLSFADETLPLGDAKVERKMRKILSSFSYSRLQTNKLHRKAAEWFPVIEPILASYGIPEDFKYVPLVESGLRGGVSPKGAAGFWQFMPATARSYGLTVNSKVDERKNLRKSTIAAAKYLRELYDIFESWTLVAAAYNVGDGHMRAQIDRQNQDNYFKMKLNRETGGYVYKLISMKEIMEDPVRYGYKAPRELLAYNAANETKAYN from the coding sequence ATGGCCCGAGTGTTTGCTTATAACATGCCCCAAGTAGAAGATGGCCTCAAAAAACAAGAAGAAACAACGAGTTCAGATACCATAGGAATAAGTGATTTTTTAGATCCTTCCTATGCCGGCATCACCGGTTTTCCGGTAATGATTGCAAAAACAGCAGCCAAGGCGCGCAAAGCACCTTTGTCGACCATGGCCACACTAAGTTTTGCTGATGAAACACTTCCGCTCGGCGACGCAAAAGTTGAGCGTAAAATGAGAAAGATCTTATCAAGTTTCAGCTATAGCAGATTGCAGACCAATAAACTTCACCGCAAAGCGGCGGAGTGGTTCCCTGTAATAGAGCCAATTCTGGCCAGCTATGGCATTCCCGAAGACTTTAAGTATGTACCTTTGGTAGAGTCGGGATTGCGTGGCGGTGTGTCGCCAAAAGGAGCGGCAGGTTTCTGGCAGTTTATGCCCGCAACAGCACGCAGCTATGGCCTCACTGTAAACTCCAAAGTCGATGAACGGAAAAATCTTCGAAAGTCGACCATCGCAGCTGCGAAGTATCTGAGAGAGCTTTATGATATTTTTGAAAGCTGGACGCTTGTGGCTGCCGCCTACAATGTAGGTGACGGACATATGCGGGCACAGATTGACCGTCAGAATCAGGACAATTACTTCAAAATGAAGCTTAACAGGGAGACTGGTGGTTATGTGTACAAACTCATTTCCATGAAAGAAATTATGGAGGATCCGGTGCGTTACGGATACAAGGCACCGCGTGAACTCCTGGCATACAATGCCGCAAACGAAACAAAAGCTTACAACTAA
- a CDS encoding tetratricopeptide repeat protein, with product MSTTEKEINQPVHKGSFVQENSKSLLFIAGAIVVLIGIYIWYQSVYLKNRAEEASAKMYKAEQYIGVDSLSAKAINGQGGYPGLEQIADEYENTKSANLANLYLGGIYLRKGEYKKAVESLGKYSETGSPVADPLALGLLGDAYSELKDYNKAATYYKKAADKSSNKFTSPLFLKKLGLVYENQKDFKKAKEAYEKIRADFPASQEAAIIDAYIARAEAQVN from the coding sequence ATGTCCACTACAGAAAAAGAGATAAATCAGCCGGTTCATAAAGGATCTTTTGTACAGGAAAACTCAAAAAGCCTGCTATTTATTGCAGGGGCTATCGTTGTACTAATCGGAATTTATATCTGGTACCAGAGCGTATATCTGAAAAATCGTGCTGAAGAAGCATCTGCCAAAATGTACAAAGCAGAGCAGTACATCGGTGTCGACTCCCTGTCTGCCAAAGCGATCAACGGGCAAGGTGGATATCCCGGACTGGAGCAGATTGCCGACGAATACGAAAACACTAAATCAGCCAATCTGGCTAACCTTTACCTGGGCGGCATTTATCTTCGTAAGGGAGAATATAAAAAGGCCGTAGAATCTCTTGGCAAATACAGCGAGACCGGAAGTCCGGTTGCAGATCCTCTGGCTTTAGGCCTGCTGGGCGATGCATACAGCGAACTTAAAGATTATAATAAAGCGGCCACCTATTATAAAAAGGCGGCAGACAAGTCGAGCAATAAATTCACGTCACCTTTGTTTCTGAAGAAACTTGGCCTGGTGTACGAAAACCAGAAAGACTTCAAAAAAGCCAAGGAAGCTTACGAGAAGATCAGAGCTGATTTCCCTGCAAGCCAGGAAGCGGCGATCATCGATGCGTACATTGCACGTGCAGAAGCTCAGGTAAACTAA
- a CDS encoding OsmC family protein, translating to MATSKITYNGGLRTTSVHERSGNTITTDAPVDNKGKGEAFSPTDLLATSLGNCMLTIVGIAANEHGFDIDGTTCEITKIMAEGPRRVSEIIVEFQFPDNNYSDKVKAIIERSAHTCPVAYSLHPDIKQTVTFNY from the coding sequence ATGGCTACTTCAAAGATTACGTATAATGGCGGACTGCGCACTACTTCGGTTCACGAGCGTTCAGGAAATACAATTACTACGGATGCCCCTGTTGATAATAAAGGTAAAGGTGAGGCTTTCTCGCCTACCGATCTGCTTGCTACCTCACTGGGTAACTGTATGCTGACGATTGTTGGTATTGCGGCGAACGAACATGGGTTTGATATAGATGGCACAACCTGCGAGATCACAAAGATTATGGCAGAGGGCCCAAGACGTGTGTCTGAAATTATTGTGGAGTTCCAATTCCCGGACAACAATTACTCCGACAAAGTGAAGGCAATCATTGAGCGTTCTGCACATACCTGTCCTGTAGCTTACAGTTTACATCCCGACATTAAGCAGACGGTTACTTTTAATTACTAA
- a CDS encoding 2Fe-2S iron-sulfur cluster-binding protein, with product MDLLKLQIKEMIFSAGETLRLRFDVLDDAEVTYLAGQFLTLVFDVDGRELRRSYSICSEPGSGETLSIAIKRVENGEISRFLHHRTSVGDVLTALRPNGQFTYVPRPEQERSVFLFAAGVGITPLFSMLKTALHQENRSKIKLIYSTRGVDETLFYKELEALQAEYPGRFKLIYVNSGAKNLLMARLNVFLIEKVVKEYLEFDPADALFYTCGPADYMLTCRITLLQLGFSAGQIRRETFVLPEDEVDEDDTTEKVIKDTNTYGVTLLYEGREHKLSVPYDKTILTVALENHIDLPYSCRAGICSSCTATCTRGAVRMDYNEVLTDQEVAAGRVLVCTGHPTVQDTTIVW from the coding sequence ATGGATTTATTGAAACTGCAGATTAAGGAAATGATTTTTAGCGCCGGAGAGACTTTGCGGCTGCGGTTTGACGTGTTGGATGATGCGGAAGTCACTTACCTGGCCGGACAGTTCCTTACGCTTGTTTTTGATGTGGATGGCCGTGAGTTGAGGCGTTCGTACTCGATATGCAGTGAACCGGGAAGCGGCGAAACCTTGAGTATTGCCATTAAGCGGGTTGAGAACGGCGAGATATCCAGGTTTCTGCATCATAGAACCTCGGTAGGCGATGTACTTACCGCATTGCGTCCCAACGGACAGTTCACGTATGTGCCACGGCCGGAACAGGAAAGGTCTGTCTTTCTGTTTGCCGCCGGGGTAGGTATTACACCGCTGTTTTCCATGCTTAAAACAGCCCTGCATCAGGAGAACCGATCTAAGATAAAACTGATCTATAGTACGCGCGGGGTAGACGAGACGCTGTTTTACAAGGAGCTGGAGGCTTTACAGGCCGAGTATCCCGGACGGTTTAAATTGATCTATGTAAACAGTGGCGCCAAGAATCTCCTGATGGCCCGGCTCAACGTGTTTCTGATTGAGAAGGTGGTAAAAGAATACCTGGAGTTCGATCCTGCGGATGCACTGTTTTATACCTGTGGTCCGGCCGACTATATGCTTACCTGCCGCATTACGCTGCTGCAGTTGGGTTTCAGTGCCGGCCAGATCAGACGGGAGACGTTCGTTTTGCCTGAAGATGAGGTGGATGAGGACGACACCACGGAAAAGGTCATCAAGGATACAAACACTTATGGAGTAACCCTGTTGTACGAGGGGCGGGAGCATAAGCTTTCTGTGCCGTACGACAAAACGATACTGACCGTGGCGCTTGAAAATCACATTGATCTGCCCTATAGCTGTCGCGCCGGAATATGCAGCAGTTGCACCGCCACCTGCACCCGCGGCGCTGTGCGCATGGACTATAACGAAGTGCTGACAGACCAGGAGGTTGCCGCCGGCCGGGTGCTGGTTTGTACGGGTCACCCCACGGTTCAGGACACCACCATTGTATGGTAG
- a CDS encoding RNA polymerase sigma factor — MGTSSKISLSEEELVARLKNQDTHALRCLYDMYSGALLGVIIRIVPQTELAEDLLQETFIRIWKSAGGYDASKGRLFTWMMNIARNLSIDKLRSKDFRNNGKNHELENNVGVIDIHQNTVFNAEVFGLKDMVTGLKPELFNVLNMVYFKGYTHVEAAEELNLPLGTVKTRIRLAIKALRKKFN; from the coding sequence TTGGGAACAAGCAGCAAGATATCACTATCAGAGGAAGAGCTGGTCGCGAGGCTAAAGAACCAGGATACACATGCGCTCAGGTGCTTGTACGATATGTATTCGGGAGCACTGCTGGGCGTCATCATCCGAATTGTACCTCAGACCGAACTGGCCGAAGACCTCCTTCAGGAGACCTTCATCAGGATATGGAAGTCGGCCGGCGGCTACGATGCCAGTAAAGGACGCCTGTTTACCTGGATGATGAATATCGCCCGCAACCTGTCTATCGATAAGCTTCGTTCCAAAGACTTCCGGAACAACGGCAAAAACCATGAACTGGAAAATAACGTAGGTGTTATTGATATCCATCAAAACACCGTATTCAATGCAGAAGTTTTTGGGCTGAAGGACATGGTCACCGGACTCAAACCGGAGCTTTTCAACGTACTTAATATGGTATATTTTAAAGGATATACACATGTGGAAGCAGCAGAAGAACTGAACCTTCCACTTGGAACTGTGAAAACACGCATCAGGCTTGCCATAAAAGCGCTGAGGAAGAAATTTAATTGA
- the lipA gene encoding lipoyl synthase, with protein MIELPVVSANPVQRKPDWLRVKLPVGKEYAQVRSLVDTHKLHTICESGNCPNMGECWGAGTATFMILGNICTRSCSFCAVATGRPLAVDTGEPDRVANSVKLMNVKHCVITSVDRDDLKDGGSIIWAETLKAIRRESPETTLETLIPDFKGQWDNLYRVLEERPEVVSHNMETVRRLTRQVRIQAKYDRSLECLKRISEFGLRTKTGIMLGLGETEQDVLEAMDDLVANDVHILTLGQYLQPTRSHHPVVDWIHPDQFAKYKEAGLAKGLKYVESGPLVRSSYHAEKHLFDY; from the coding sequence ATGATCGAACTTCCGGTTGTTTCTGCAAACCCTGTACAACGTAAGCCAGACTGGCTCAGAGTAAAGCTTCCTGTAGGCAAAGAATACGCGCAGGTGCGCAGCCTGGTAGACACGCATAAGCTCCATACCATTTGTGAAAGCGGCAACTGTCCGAATATGGGCGAATGCTGGGGCGCCGGCACGGCAACCTTCATGATCCTTGGGAATATTTGCACACGTTCATGCTCGTTTTGTGCGGTGGCGACCGGGCGTCCGCTTGCTGTGGACACCGGTGAACCTGACCGCGTGGCCAATTCCGTAAAACTGATGAACGTAAAGCACTGCGTAATTACTTCGGTAGACCGCGACGATCTGAAAGACGGCGGTTCGATCATCTGGGCAGAGACATTGAAAGCCATCCGCAGGGAAAGTCCGGAAACTACCCTGGAAACGCTGATACCTGATTTCAAAGGACAGTGGGACAACTTGTACCGGGTACTCGAAGAGCGTCCCGAAGTTGTTTCCCATAACATGGAAACGGTAAGGCGGCTAACCAGACAGGTACGCATACAGGCTAAATATGACCGTAGTCTTGAGTGCCTTAAACGGATATCTGAATTCGGCCTTCGTACAAAAACAGGCATCATGCTTGGCCTCGGCGAAACAGAACAGGACGTACTGGAAGCTATGGACGACCTGGTTGCTAATGATGTACACATCCTTACCCTCGGACAATACCTGCAGCCCACCCGAAGTCATCATCCTGTAGTAGATTGGATTCATCCCGATCAGTTTGCCAAATACAAAGAAGCCGGACTTGCAAAAGGGCTTAAGTATGTAGAAAGCGGTCCTCTGGTACGTTCTTCCTACCATGCCGAGAAGCATCTTTTCGATTATTAA
- the ribH gene encoding 6,7-dimethyl-8-ribityllumazine synthase — MATRLKNLSDFSHTTVPDGSAYRFAIAVAEWNAEITGSLYQGAVNTLLKHGVRESNIRSVAVPGSFELSSAADLLLQKHNDLDAVICLGCVIQGDTRHFDFICDAVAQGVTNVSIKHSKPVIFGVLTTNDQQQAADRAGGKHGNKGDEAAITALKMAALAASL; from the coding sequence ATGGCTACAAGACTAAAAAACCTTTCCGATTTTTCACATACCACTGTGCCGGACGGTTCAGCTTATCGCTTTGCGATTGCTGTAGCTGAATGGAATGCCGAAATCACGGGCAGCCTGTACCAGGGCGCAGTGAACACCCTGCTCAAGCATGGTGTTCGTGAAAGTAATATCCGTTCTGTTGCTGTACCGGGCAGTTTCGAATTGTCTTCAGCGGCCGACCTGCTGCTTCAAAAGCACAATGATCTTGACGCGGTGATCTGCCTTGGCTGCGTAATACAAGGCGACACCAGACACTTCGATTTTATTTGTGATGCTGTTGCACAGGGCGTGACGAATGTCAGCATCAAACACAGCAAACCCGTAATATTCGGCGTGCTCACTACCAACGACCAGCAACAGGCGGCAGACCGTGCCGGCGGCAAACATGGCAATAAGGGTGATGAAGCTGCAATCACTGCCCTCAAAATGGCAGCACTGGCTGCATCATTGTAA
- the uvrA gene encoding excinuclease ABC subunit UvrA: protein MSKNTIDLGEQKDVEVYGARVHNLKDIDVSFPRNQLVVITGLSGSGKSSLAFDTIYAEGQRRYMETFSAYSRQFMGGMERPDVDKVSGLSPVIAIEQKTTSKNPRSTVGTITEIYDFMRLLYARTADAYSYNTGEKMERMSEDQILNAILKKFDGVAVNVLAPVVKGRKGHYRELFEQIRKQGYLKVRVDGDIQDIVPKMQVDRYKIHDIEIVVDRLLIDRKDLKRLQDSLQTAMRLGKGIIKISDKENNVAHFSRFLMCPTTGISYDEPQPNSFSFNSPYGACENCDGLGYIFVIDRDSVIPNPKLSIVNGGLAPLGEYRDIWMFQVLKALAKKYGFSLSTPLEKLGEENINLILNGAPDLLNVSVEYNKWNVQSYHVTFDGIIKLLEEQQERKSEGSADDLEAFRKLKTCPVCNGARLKKESLHFKIDGKNIFELSDMDIAGLRSWFEGLETRLSERQNTIAREVLKEIRARLGFLSDVGLNYLSLDRTARTLSGGEAQRIRLATQIGSQLMNVMYILDEPSIGLHQRDNERLINALKNLRDLGNTVLVVEHDKDMILEADHVIDVGPAAGVHGGRIVAQGKPDDILQSDTLTAAYLNGRKAIEVPKKRRKGSGAKLSIIKASGHNLKEVSVDFPLGKFIAVTGVSGSGKSSLITETLYPILNHHFFRAKKHPLPYEKVNGLKEIDKVIEIDQAPIGRTPRSNPSTYTGVFSDIRNLFVQLPEAKIRGYKPGRFSFNVKGGRCETCQGAGMKVIEMNFLPDVQVPCEECGGKRYNRETLEVRYRGKSISDVLDMSIEDACDFFENMPVIYRKIKTLKDVGLGYITLGQSSITLSGGEAQRVKLATELSKKDTGRTFYILDEPTTGLHFEDIHVLLGVLNELVDRGNTVLVIEHNLDVVKVADWVIDLGEEGGAGGGRIIFEGTPEGLIQNPISLTGKFLKKEMGLS from the coding sequence ATGAGTAAAAATACGATCGACCTCGGCGAGCAAAAGGATGTTGAAGTTTATGGAGCCAGGGTACACAATCTAAAAGATATAGACGTCTCTTTTCCAAGAAATCAGCTTGTGGTCATTACAGGCCTCAGCGGCAGCGGTAAATCTTCACTTGCTTTTGATACCATTTATGCGGAGGGACAGCGCCGTTACATGGAAACGTTCAGTGCTTATTCGCGGCAGTTTATGGGCGGCATGGAACGGCCGGATGTGGATAAGGTTTCGGGTCTGAGTCCGGTGATTGCCATTGAGCAGAAAACGACGAGCAAGAACCCCCGTTCTACAGTAGGTACCATCACGGAGATATATGACTTTATGCGTCTGCTGTATGCGAGGACCGCAGACGCGTATTCTTATAACACTGGTGAGAAAATGGAGCGGATGAGTGAGGACCAGATTCTGAACGCTATTTTGAAAAAATTTGACGGAGTGGCGGTCAACGTGCTGGCTCCGGTGGTTAAGGGCCGTAAGGGTCATTACCGCGAACTGTTTGAGCAAATCCGCAAGCAGGGCTATTTGAAAGTGCGCGTAGATGGGGATATACAGGACATTGTGCCCAAAATGCAGGTCGACCGCTACAAGATCCATGATATTGAAATTGTGGTAGACCGACTGCTCATAGACCGCAAGGATCTGAAGCGTCTTCAGGATTCCCTGCAAACGGCGATGCGCCTGGGTAAGGGTATTATCAAGATCAGTGATAAGGAGAACAATGTGGCACATTTCAGTCGCTTTCTGATGTGCCCCACGACGGGTATATCGTACGACGAGCCGCAACCTAACAGCTTTTCGTTTAATTCCCCCTACGGGGCCTGCGAAAACTGCGATGGCCTGGGCTATATTTTTGTGATCGACCGTGATTCGGTAATACCGAATCCTAAATTGAGTATTGTTAACGGCGGACTTGCCCCTTTGGGTGAGTATCGCGATATATGGATGTTCCAGGTCTTGAAGGCACTGGCCAAAAAATACGGTTTCTCGTTGTCGACGCCCCTGGAAAAACTGGGTGAAGAGAACATTAACCTGATTTTGAACGGGGCGCCTGACCTGCTCAACGTATCGGTAGAGTACAATAAGTGGAATGTTCAGAGTTATCATGTTACGTTCGACGGTATTATTAAACTGCTCGAAGAACAGCAGGAGCGTAAGTCGGAAGGTTCTGCAGATGATCTGGAGGCTTTCAGGAAGTTAAAGACCTGTCCGGTTTGTAATGGCGCCCGACTGAAAAAGGAGAGTCTGCATTTTAAGATAGACGGTAAGAATATTTTCGAGTTATCAGACATGGATATTGCAGGTTTGAGGAGCTGGTTTGAAGGCTTGGAAACCCGCCTTAGTGAGCGGCAGAACACCATTGCCCGAGAGGTACTTAAGGAAATAAGGGCACGCCTGGGTTTTCTGAGTGATGTAGGGCTCAATTACTTGTCGCTAGACCGTACAGCGCGCACGCTTTCCGGTGGGGAAGCTCAGCGGATCAGGCTGGCCACGCAGATCGGCTCGCAGCTGATGAACGTGATGTACATTCTGGACGAACCGAGTATTGGTCTGCACCAGCGTGATAATGAAAGGCTTATCAATGCGCTGAAAAACCTTCGCGATCTGGGCAATACGGTCCTGGTTGTTGAGCATGATAAGGATATGATCCTGGAAGCGGACCATGTGATTGATGTGGGCCCGGCAGCTGGTGTACATGGCGGACGTATTGTGGCGCAGGGCAAACCTGATGATATTCTGCAGTCGGATACGCTCACGGCGGCTTACCTTAACGGCAGAAAAGCAATTGAAGTACCTAAGAAGCGCAGGAAAGGTTCCGGGGCCAAGCTTTCCATCATAAAGGCCAGCGGTCATAATTTAAAGGAGGTGTCGGTCGACTTCCCTCTGGGTAAGTTTATTGCGGTAACGGGCGTTTCGGGGAGTGGTAAGTCGAGCTTGATCACAGAAACCCTGTACCCGATTCTGAATCATCATTTTTTCAGGGCTAAGAAACACCCGCTTCCTTACGAGAAGGTGAACGGTCTGAAAGAGATCGATAAAGTCATTGAGATAGATCAGGCACCGATCGGCCGGACGCCAAGGTCTAATCCCTCTACTTATACCGGGGTATTCTCGGATATCCGCAACCTGTTTGTACAATTACCCGAGGCTAAAATAAGAGGCTATAAGCCCGGCCGTTTTTCGTTCAACGTAAAGGGCGGGCGCTGCGAGACTTGTCAGGGCGCCGGAATGAAGGTGATTGAGATGAATTTCCTGCCGGACGTTCAGGTGCCTTGTGAGGAATGCGGCGGAAAGCGGTACAACCGCGAGACACTTGAAGTGCGTTACCGGGGCAAGTCGATCAGCGATGTGCTTGATATGAGTATTGAGGACGCCTGCGACTTTTTCGAGAATATGCCGGTGATCTACCGGAAGATAAAAACCCTGAAGGATGTAGGCTTGGGATATATTACCCTCGGGCAGTCGTCCATTACGCTGTCGGGAGGCGAAGCGCAGCGCGTTAAGCTTGCTACGGAGCTGTCGAAGAAGGATACCGGCCGCACTTTTTATATCTTGGATGAGCCTACTACGGGACTGCATTTTGAGGATATTCATGTGCTTCTGGGAGTGCTGAACGAGTTGGTAGACCGTGGTAATACGGTGCTGGTGATAGAGCATAACCTGGACGTGGTAAAGGTGGCCGATTGGGTGATAGACCTCGGTGAAGAAGGCGGAGCCGGTGGCGGAAGGATCATTTTTGAGGGTACCCCGGAAGGTTTGATCCAGAATCCGATCAGTCTGACCGGCAAGTTCCTGAAAAAAGAGATGGGCTTATCATAG
- the ytxJ gene encoding bacillithiol system redox-active protein YtxJ: MQWKDITDQSQISEIKNDKGYSLIFKHSTRCSISAMAKRRFEMDWDSIPPDTKLYFLDLLNYRELSALIAETFHVHHQSPQILLIHNGECILDASHSDISAEEVSEVIGS; this comes from the coding sequence ATGCAGTGGAAGGACATAACTGATCAGTCCCAGATCAGTGAAATTAAGAACGACAAAGGTTATAGCCTCATATTTAAGCACAGCACCCGGTGCTCCATCAGTGCCATGGCCAAACGGCGATTTGAAATGGACTGGGATAGCATTCCACCGGACACAAAGCTCTACTTTTTAGATTTACTCAACTACCGTGAGCTCTCAGCACTGATCGCTGAAACTTTTCACGTGCATCACCAGTCACCACAGATCCTGCTCATTCACAATGGTGAATGCATATTAGATGCGTCACATAGCGACATCTCCGCCGAAGAAGTTTCAGAAGTTATCGGAAGCTAA
- a CDS encoding NAD(P)H-hydrate dehydratase produces the protein MNRLLNDFLPDASAPADITATPGTDIASAFMMVTAGDVSRLLRPRAEFSHKGDYGHLLIVAGAPQTMGAALLTAMGSVYAGAGLTTVAIPEQGLNALNVTLPEAMYADRKDLVGPAALDTYSAIALGPGLQLTGKVSGTDLNLLERVMSQQVPLVIDAEGLNYLSVSRPALNELRVGTVLTPHVKEFDRLFGVHDNWWGRLQTAIKYAKKQKVVVVLKNRYTFIVEQSGQVYINTSGGPAMSQGGMGDVLTGVIAALVAQGYAPNEAAITGCYLHGMAGGELAEQHFNVTASQVAAQLPKSRLRLQMLTSS, from the coding sequence ATGAACAGGTTATTGAACGACTTTTTGCCTGATGCGTCTGCACCCGCAGACATTACCGCGACACCTGGAACGGATATCGCTTCTGCGTTTATGATGGTAACGGCCGGCGATGTAAGCAGGCTGCTGCGCCCGCGCGCCGAGTTCAGTCACAAAGGCGATTACGGACATCTGCTGATTGTTGCAGGTGCTCCGCAGACGATGGGTGCGGCATTGCTCACGGCGATGGGCAGCGTATATGCCGGGGCGGGTCTGACCACGGTGGCTATACCGGAGCAGGGCCTTAATGCGCTGAATGTAACTTTGCCGGAAGCGATGTATGCAGACCGCAAGGACTTGGTTGGTCCGGCGGCTCTCGACACTTACTCCGCCATAGCCCTTGGTCCGGGTTTACAGTTGACCGGCAAAGTGTCGGGTACCGACCTGAACCTCCTGGAACGTGTAATGTCGCAGCAAGTGCCGCTTGTTATAGACGCGGAAGGCCTTAATTATTTATCGGTAAGCCGGCCTGCACTTAACGAGCTGAGGGTGGGCACTGTGCTTACGCCGCATGTAAAGGAATTTGACCGGCTTTTTGGTGTACATGACAACTGGTGGGGCAGGCTGCAGACCGCGATCAAGTATGCAAAAAAACAAAAGGTTGTTGTGGTTTTAAAGAACCGGTACACGTTCATAGTTGAGCAGTCGGGACAGGTCTACATTAATACGAGCGGGGGACCGGCCATGTCGCAGGGTGGCATGGGCGATGTGCTGACAGGTGTGATCGCTGCTCTTGTGGCCCAGGGATACGCTCCAAATGAGGCTGCCATTACTGGCTGCTATCTTCATGGGATGGCGGGCGGGGAGCTCGCTGAGCAGCATTTTAATGTAACGGCTTCGCAGGTTGCTGCGCAACTGCCAAAATCGCGCTTGCGCTTGCAGATGCTGACCAGTTCATAA